Proteins encoded by one window of Microbacterium testaceum:
- a CDS encoding WXG100 family type VII secretion target, with amino-acid sequence MSVRPEQVIALSGQIRNGASGIRTRLDELESQVNALRSSWDGEAQTAYDQAQAQWTQSITRLNELLQQIAGKTDEIAQGYTSTDKSAAGRFV; translated from the coding sequence ATGTCCGTTCGTCCCGAGCAGGTCATCGCGCTCTCGGGTCAGATCCGCAATGGTGCCTCCGGCATCCGCACCCGCCTCGACGAGCTCGAGTCGCAGGTCAACGCCCTCCGCTCCTCGTGGGATGGTGAGGCGCAGACCGCCTACGACCAGGCTCAGGCCCAGTGGACCCAGTCCATCACCCGCCTGAACGAGCTCCTGCAGCAGATCGCCGGCAAGACCGACGAGATCGCCCAGGGCTACACCTCGACCGACAAGTCCGCAGCCGGCCGCTTCGTCTGA
- a CDS encoding WXG100 family type VII secretion target, whose amino-acid sequence MADLIAAQEGALRRGAEAVNTAKSGIDEQVRKVRTELDQVAGFWTGAAAGSYTQLMQRWNEETTKLNNVLVTLEDALRGTERDQAASEESHQQTIGNLGSLLG is encoded by the coding sequence GTGGCAGATCTCATCGCAGCCCAGGAGGGTGCGCTTCGTCGAGGGGCCGAAGCGGTCAACACCGCGAAGTCGGGCATCGACGAGCAGGTGCGCAAGGTTCGCACCGAGCTCGACCAGGTGGCCGGTTTCTGGACCGGCGCCGCAGCCGGCTCGTACACGCAGCTCATGCAGCGGTGGAACGAAGAGACCACCAAGCTCAACAACGTGCTCGTCACGCTCGAGGATGCCCTCCGCGGCACCGAGCGCGACCAGGCCGCGTCCGAAGAGTCGCACCAGCAGACCATCGGCAACCTGGGCTCCCTGCTCGGCTGA